A region of Maribacter algicola DNA encodes the following proteins:
- a CDS encoding aldo/keto reductase, translating into MKITDISGGFKLRNGVFMPYLGLGTYQADNDQEVIDSVKDALELGYRHIDTASVYKNEEGVGRGIKESPVAREDIFLVSKVWNSEQGYNTTLQSFEDSVNRLQVDYLDLFLVHWPVQGKYKDTWRALEYLYETEKVRAIGVSNFLRHHLDDLLTDCNIVPMVNQMEFHPYLVQQDLLDFCSENTIQYEAWSPFMQGKLFQLDFYKELTEKYNKSAAQIILRWNLQKGVVTIPKSVHKNRIASNADIFDFELSKEDMAYLDGMDRDERSGPHPDHFDF; encoded by the coding sequence ATGAAAATTACGGACATTTCAGGAGGGTTTAAATTGCGAAACGGGGTTTTTATGCCTTATTTAGGTTTGGGAACCTACCAAGCCGATAACGACCAAGAGGTGATAGATTCCGTAAAGGATGCCTTGGAATTGGGATATAGACATATTGATACGGCATCGGTGTATAAGAATGAAGAAGGAGTAGGCCGGGGAATTAAGGAAAGTCCCGTAGCCCGTGAGGACATTTTTTTGGTATCGAAGGTTTGGAACAGTGAACAGGGCTATAACACTACCTTGCAATCTTTCGAGGATAGCGTCAACCGCCTGCAGGTGGATTATCTCGACCTTTTTCTGGTGCACTGGCCCGTTCAGGGGAAATACAAGGATACTTGGAGGGCTTTGGAGTATTTATACGAAACTGAAAAGGTTAGGGCGATTGGGGTCAGTAACTTTTTACGGCATCACTTGGATGACTTATTAACTGACTGCAATATTGTACCTATGGTGAATCAAATGGAGTTTCACCCGTATTTGGTGCAGCAGGACCTTTTGGATTTTTGCAGTGAAAATACCATTCAGTATGAAGCTTGGTCACCATTTATGCAAGGAAAACTATTCCAATTGGATTTTTATAAGGAATTGACAGAAAAGTACAACAAATCGGCTGCCCAAATCATCCTGCGATGGAACCTACAGAAAGGGGTTGTCACCATTCCAAAATCGGTACATAAAAACCGCATCGCCTCCAATGCGGATATTTTTGACTTTGAACTTTCTAAGGAGGATATGGCCTATTTAGATGGTATGGACAGGGATGAGCGCAGCGGTCCGCATCCGGACCATTTTGATTTTTAG